A portion of the Corynebacterium jeikeium genome contains these proteins:
- a CDS encoding NAD(P)-dependent glycerol-3-phosphate dehydrogenase — protein MVQVSVMGAGSWGTTLAKVFADAGNPVRLWSRRAEQAQRIQISRENHDYLPGLGLPRNIEATSDAEAALKGADVVVLGVPSQTLRDNLKVWKDFIGPETILLSLAKGVERETHLRMSEVIAEVTDLPAERIAVLSGPNLAREVAMEQPAATVIACADENNAKMIQAAVATNYFRPYTNTDVIGCEIGGACKNVIALACGMAAGQGLGENTLATIITRGLAEITRLGDAVGAEDKTFAGLAGLGDLVATCSSPLSRNRTFGDRLGRGDTMEQAQHATRGQVAEGVISSISVRDLARRNGVEMPITEAVYAVCHEGAKVDETIRKLMGRSRKSE, from the coding sequence ATGGTGCAGGTTTCAGTGATGGGTGCGGGCTCGTGGGGCACGACGCTCGCCAAGGTTTTTGCTGATGCGGGCAATCCTGTACGGCTGTGGTCGCGACGTGCGGAGCAGGCACAGCGTATTCAGATCAGCCGCGAAAACCACGACTACCTGCCTGGTCTGGGGCTGCCGCGCAACATCGAGGCCACCTCGGATGCAGAGGCCGCACTGAAGGGCGCGGATGTGGTGGTGCTGGGCGTGCCCTCGCAGACTTTGCGTGACAACCTCAAGGTCTGGAAGGACTTCATCGGGCCGGAGACGATTCTGCTCAGCCTTGCTAAGGGTGTGGAGCGCGAGACACATCTGCGCATGAGTGAGGTCATTGCGGAGGTCACAGACCTGCCAGCAGAGCGTATTGCGGTGCTGTCCGGCCCGAACCTCGCCCGCGAGGTTGCGATGGAGCAGCCAGCGGCAACGGTGATTGCTTGCGCCGATGAGAACAACGCCAAGATGATTCAGGCGGCAGTTGCCACTAATTACTTCCGCCCGTACACCAACACCGATGTGATCGGCTGCGAAATCGGCGGTGCCTGCAAGAACGTCATTGCGTTGGCCTGCGGTATGGCCGCTGGTCAAGGATTGGGTGAGAACACGCTGGCAACCATTATCACCCGTGGCTTGGCGGAAATCACGCGTCTGGGCGACGCGGTTGGTGCAGAAGATAAGACTTTCGCGGGATTGGCGGGCCTCGGTGACTTGGTGGCCACTTGTTCCTCGCCGCTGTCGCGTAACCGCACCTTCGGTGACCGTCTCGGTCGCGGTGACACGATGGAGCAGGCGCAGCACGCTACGCGCGGTCAGGTGGCTGAGGGTGTGATTTCTTCAATCTCGGTCCGTGACCTCGCTCGTCGCAATGGCGTGGAAATGCCAATTACTGAGGCCGTTTACGCCGTCTGCCACGAAGGCGCGAAGGTCGATGAGACAATTCGCAAGCTGATGGGGCGAAGCCGCAAGTCGGAGTAA
- a CDS encoding acetyl-CoA carboxylase biotin carboxyl carrier protein subunit: MVNVCAPFAGVVRWEVAEKDSVTTGQVIAVVEAVKLEAPVLAPCPGTVAEVAADQFVDVEGGQLLARITPATHSATAQHNGNENTSHEGK; encoded by the coding sequence ATGGTAAATGTCTGTGCACCTTTTGCAGGAGTAGTCCGCTGGGAGGTCGCCGAGAAAGACTCGGTGACGACCGGTCAGGTCATTGCGGTCGTGGAGGCCGTCAAGCTAGAAGCGCCGGTTTTAGCGCCCTGCCCGGGCACGGTCGCGGAGGTGGCGGCAGATCAATTTGTGGATGTCGAAGGCGGTCAGCTGCTGGCAAGAATCACGCCAGCAACTCACAGCGCCACGGCACAGCACAACGGCAACGAGAACACATCGCACGAAGGGAAGTAG
- a CDS encoding DUF3515 domain-containing protein produces the protein MVDAPRSGETVQSKGSRTRAGIALAIAIISILGIIFAAKIYQDNQATKPVAISNPELPANDSPECAELLDRLPDRAAGLVRADIAEPAPEGAAVYRNLEQDRITLRCGANVPSQYNELAKTEEVKGISWLRVVDSTDESLATWFTVGREPVVAITAEGNAEAEDALSDLAEALRPDSEYKNKPERGGVPLVELAAPEADKRCSGLEAALPRELGNRHRLSAEEMPADMPKDMVIWGGTPSDPVVLRCGVDEPAGYSTTTQQLTQVGDIVWFNEPTLSSGTSATWYAMGRERFVAVEMPMSEASSLMPVLSSVIADNLENISPSEEK, from the coding sequence ATGGTAGACGCACCCCGATCGGGAGAAACAGTTCAGTCCAAGGGTAGCCGGACACGCGCGGGCATCGCACTCGCTATCGCCATTATCTCTATCCTCGGCATCATTTTTGCCGCAAAGATTTACCAGGATAATCAGGCGACAAAGCCAGTTGCGATTTCCAATCCGGAGCTTCCCGCCAATGACTCGCCCGAGTGTGCGGAACTGCTCGACCGACTGCCAGATCGCGCCGCAGGTCTGGTTCGCGCCGACATTGCAGAGCCAGCTCCAGAAGGTGCCGCTGTGTACCGAAACTTGGAACAAGACCGCATCACGCTGCGCTGTGGCGCGAACGTACCTAGCCAGTACAACGAACTGGCTAAGACCGAAGAGGTCAAGGGCATTTCGTGGCTGCGTGTTGTCGACAGTACCGACGAGTCTTTGGCGACTTGGTTCACCGTCGGGCGCGAACCGGTTGTTGCGATTACCGCCGAAGGAAATGCAGAGGCGGAGGATGCCCTGAGTGACCTCGCCGAGGCGCTGCGCCCGGACTCCGAGTACAAGAACAAGCCGGAGCGCGGCGGCGTCCCACTGGTAGAACTGGCAGCTCCGGAAGCTGATAAGCGCTGCAGCGGCTTGGAGGCTGCCCTCCCCCGCGAGCTTGGCAACCGTCACCGTCTGAGCGCAGAGGAAATGCCGGCTGACATGCCGAAGGACATGGTCATTTGGGGCGGCACCCCATCCGATCCGGTGGTGCTGCGCTGTGGTGTCGACGAGCCGGCTGGCTATAGCACCACCACGCAGCAGCTGACGCAGGTTGGCGACATTGTCTGGTTCAACGAACCAACGCTTTCCTCCGGTACCTCCGCCACCTGGTACGCCATGGGCCGGGAGCGCTTCGTCGCCGTTGAAATGCCGATGTCGGAGGCCAGCTCACTGATGCCGGTGCTCTCCTCGGTCATCGCCGACAACCTGGAGAACATCTCGCCGAGCGAAGAAAAGTAA
- the rsmD gene encoding 16S rRNA (guanine(966)-N(2))-methyltransferase RsmD, with the protein MTRIIAGEARGRRLVAPKGETTRPTSDRAKEAIFSSWSTRFGLEGTRVLDLFAGSGALGLEAASRGARSVVLVENDPNAIAAIEKNIRTVGHPDVAVSPMKVSSYLAGAPGEPFDRVIADPPYELAGEAVTEMLEALRSFLAPGAVVTVERHRDDEETQWPEGYEQLQQKLKRRIHGLARFDTAIYNA; encoded by the coding sequence ATGACCCGCATTATTGCAGGTGAGGCACGCGGTCGTAGGCTAGTCGCGCCTAAGGGAGAGACCACTCGGCCAACTAGTGACCGCGCGAAGGAAGCCATCTTTTCCTCCTGGTCAACACGCTTTGGGCTAGAGGGAACTCGCGTTCTCGACCTGTTTGCTGGCTCGGGCGCGCTCGGTTTGGAAGCGGCTTCTCGCGGCGCGCGTTCCGTCGTGTTGGTGGAAAACGATCCGAACGCCATTGCCGCTATTGAAAAGAACATTCGCACCGTGGGGCATCCTGATGTGGCCGTGTCTCCGATGAAAGTGTCGTCGTACCTTGCGGGCGCGCCGGGCGAGCCTTTTGACCGCGTTATTGCGGATCCGCCCTATGAGCTGGCGGGGGAGGCCGTTACAGAGATGCTGGAGGCGCTGCGCAGTTTCCTCGCGCCGGGCGCGGTCGTGACTGTGGAGCGTCACCGCGATGACGAGGAGACGCAGTGGCCCGAGGGCTACGAACAGCTCCAGCAGAAGCTGAAGCGTCGCATTCACGGTTTGGCGCGCTTCGACACCGCTATCTACAACGCTTAA
- a CDS encoding ATP-dependent DNA helicase RecG produces the protein MLGWLGSDYARTPLNIVVGPKTAKKLHTAFGMETVSDALTNFPKRYVAQGKSLDVSFSDIGDTITTVVEVHSISPAPAFADRRKPLKIYVSDGVRILPAAIFGAEWLRNMLHPGVRLLIVGTLSEFRNELQLKNVDCMVLKADGSVGAATGKLATLTKTAKGIAEMQRLLTRPYLPIYRGRKGVAGIHLALYMQRILEWLPLQPDPLPATPEGLTDFDSALRGAHFPSIAGPDIALARLKYDEALELQLAVGARKRTQASLTAPACMEVAGGLRDELRRGLPFSLTDGQVAVAADIAHDMARPNPMNRLLAGEVGSGKTVVALLGMLQAVDASRQCAMLAPTEVLAQQHYRSLTAMLEQAGVAVTVRLLTGSMSTKERRATLLEAVNGEADIVVGTHALLSEGVEFFDLGLVVVDEQHRFGVRQRDQLRSRGRGGMTPHLLVMSATPIPRTVAMTIFGDLAVSQLTELPRGRQEIQSFVVPTLEKPRWEARTWERIGEEVAKGNRAFIVCPRITRDEEQFLDESVEAVFDRARKKLPGVRISQLHGNMAPEDKDRVMQAFATGQLDVLVSTTVIEVGVDVPEATIMMIRRAESYGISQIHQLRGRVGRGDRGGLCFLCTHTHSQTPERTRLDRIAATTDGIQLAELDLATRSFGDLLGDDQSGLATGLGLVDLTTDGEIIERTRHDATALLDSDERLVGELISDIDEEQSNYLDRS, from the coding sequence ATGCTCGGATGGCTCGGCTCGGATTATGCGCGCACGCCCCTGAATATCGTGGTGGGGCCAAAGACTGCAAAAAAGCTGCATACGGCTTTTGGTATGGAGACCGTCTCGGATGCGCTGACGAATTTCCCGAAGCGCTACGTGGCGCAGGGTAAGAGCTTAGATGTGTCATTTTCCGACATTGGCGACACCATCACCACAGTCGTGGAGGTGCACAGCATTTCGCCAGCGCCCGCCTTCGCCGACCGACGCAAGCCACTGAAAATCTATGTCAGCGACGGCGTGCGCATTCTTCCGGCCGCGATTTTCGGTGCCGAATGGCTGCGCAATATGCTGCACCCCGGTGTGCGTCTACTCATTGTTGGCACGCTCAGCGAGTTCCGCAATGAGCTACAGCTGAAGAATGTTGATTGCATGGTGCTTAAAGCCGATGGTTCGGTAGGCGCAGCCACTGGCAAGCTGGCCACACTGACGAAGACAGCCAAGGGGATTGCGGAGATGCAGCGGCTGCTCACGCGCCCCTATCTGCCCATTTACCGTGGCCGTAAAGGAGTAGCGGGTATTCACCTGGCTCTGTACATGCAGCGCATCCTCGAATGGTTACCGCTGCAGCCAGACCCATTGCCCGCCACGCCGGAGGGACTTACCGATTTCGACTCCGCACTGCGTGGCGCACACTTTCCCTCCATCGCGGGCCCCGATATTGCGCTTGCCCGTCTGAAGTACGACGAAGCGCTTGAGCTCCAGCTCGCCGTTGGTGCACGCAAGCGTACTCAAGCGAGCCTCACCGCGCCGGCCTGCATGGAAGTCGCCGGGGGACTTCGCGACGAGCTACGCCGGGGGTTGCCGTTTTCGCTTACCGACGGTCAGGTCGCGGTCGCAGCCGATATTGCGCACGATATGGCGAGGCCTAACCCAATGAACCGCCTGCTAGCAGGTGAAGTTGGCTCGGGTAAAACCGTGGTGGCCCTGCTGGGAATGCTGCAAGCAGTCGATGCCAGCAGGCAGTGCGCGATGCTGGCGCCGACGGAAGTCCTGGCCCAACAGCACTACCGATCGCTGACAGCGATGCTGGAGCAAGCCGGAGTAGCAGTGACTGTACGACTGTTGACGGGATCGATGTCGACGAAGGAGCGCCGGGCAACCCTGTTGGAGGCAGTCAACGGGGAGGCTGACATTGTCGTCGGCACGCATGCCCTGCTCAGTGAGGGCGTGGAGTTCTTCGATCTCGGGCTGGTGGTCGTCGATGAGCAGCACCGCTTTGGTGTGCGCCAGCGCGATCAGCTGCGAAGCAGGGGACGGGGTGGAATGACACCGCATCTGTTGGTGATGTCGGCAACCCCGATTCCGCGCACGGTAGCGATGACCATTTTTGGCGACCTCGCAGTTTCGCAGTTGACGGAATTGCCACGGGGACGTCAGGAGATCCAATCTTTTGTCGTACCGACGCTGGAAAAGCCGCGCTGGGAGGCACGAACCTGGGAGCGGATTGGGGAAGAAGTGGCCAAGGGCAACCGCGCCTTCATTGTCTGTCCCCGCATTACCCGCGACGAGGAACAGTTCCTCGACGAGTCCGTGGAGGCGGTGTTCGACCGAGCGAGGAAGAAACTTCCCGGTGTACGTATCAGTCAGTTGCACGGCAATATGGCACCGGAGGACAAAGACCGCGTGATGCAGGCCTTTGCCACAGGACAGCTGGATGTGCTGGTGTCCACCACAGTTATCGAAGTCGGCGTGGATGTACCAGAGGCCACGATCATGATGATTCGCCGCGCCGAGAGCTACGGCATCTCGCAGATCCACCAGCTGCGCGGTCGTGTCGGCCGTGGTGACCGTGGTGGACTGTGCTTCCTGTGTACACACACGCATTCACAGACACCAGAGCGCACCCGGCTAGACCGCATTGCCGCCACCACCGACGGCATTCAACTGGCGGAGTTGGACCTGGCCACGCGTAGTTTCGGCGATCTGCTCGGCGATGACCAATCGGGACTGGCAACAGGCCTCGGCCTGGTGGACCTCACCACCGACGGCGAGATCATCGAGCGCACCCGACACGATGCCACGGCTCTCCTCGACAGTGATGAAAGGCTTGTGGGAGAGCTTATCTCCGATATCGATGAAGAGCAGTCGAACTACTTGGACCGCTCCTAG
- a CDS encoding uracil-DNA glycosylase, giving the protein MDPLPVEEGWQKALEPVADDIHRMGQFLREENAAGYGYLPAGTDVLRAFTYPFDEVKVLIIGQDPYPTPGHAMGLSFSVQPDVKPVPRSLANIFKEYSSDLGLPAPSNGDLTPWSRQGVALFNRVLTVRPGAAASHRGKGWEAITEHAIKALVARDQPLVAILWGRDAQSLQRWLPGVDCICSPHPSPLSASRGFFGSRPFSRANESLIRQGATPIDWTLE; this is encoded by the coding sequence ATGGATCCGTTGCCGGTCGAAGAAGGGTGGCAGAAGGCGCTGGAGCCAGTGGCCGATGACATCCACCGGATGGGGCAGTTCCTGCGCGAGGAGAACGCGGCCGGCTACGGTTACCTGCCCGCGGGCACCGATGTGCTGCGCGCCTTTACTTATCCATTCGATGAGGTCAAGGTGCTCATTATCGGTCAGGACCCGTACCCGACCCCGGGGCATGCGATGGGGCTTAGCTTCTCGGTCCAGCCGGATGTGAAGCCGGTACCGCGGTCGTTGGCGAATATTTTTAAGGAGTACTCCTCCGACCTGGGGCTCCCGGCTCCCTCCAACGGTGACCTCACTCCGTGGAGTAGGCAGGGCGTGGCCCTGTTCAACCGTGTACTGACCGTGCGCCCGGGTGCTGCTGCCTCGCACCGCGGTAAGGGCTGGGAGGCAATCACGGAGCATGCCATCAAAGCATTGGTCGCCCGTGATCAGCCTCTCGTGGCCATTCTGTGGGGACGCGACGCGCAGAGTTTGCAGCGTTGGCTCCCCGGCGTGGACTGCATCTGTTCGCCGCACCCGTCACCGCTGTCGGCATCCCGTGGGTTCTTCGGGTCGCGTCCGTTCAGCCGGGCCAATGAGTCGCTGATTCGTCAGGGAGCTACCCCTATCGACTGGACGCTAGAATAG
- a CDS encoding DivIVA domain-containing protein, with protein MFRVFESLDELVQILEEAHGVPLSANCMVPRQRVLELLDELRDAFPAELDDAQDVLDQRDEIINDAEARANNTISTADEEAHRIVDEAEARANHTVEDANAHAAGTVAAAEDDARRLREDAQHEYDSIVDRASAESDRLIHAGNESYERSVAEGREEQARLVAESTVVREANDEANRLLSDAHADSSRLREECDRYVDSKLAEFEQTLQETLRNVGRNRSVLRSGAGAVGGGAGAQNAPSSFSEGQERRRYER; from the coding sequence ATGTTTCGCGTCTTCGAATCTCTTGATGAACTGGTCCAGATCCTAGAAGAGGCACACGGCGTGCCACTGTCGGCCAATTGTATGGTTCCGCGTCAGCGTGTTCTCGAGTTGCTCGATGAGCTGAGGGATGCTTTCCCGGCTGAGCTCGATGACGCGCAGGATGTCTTGGACCAGCGGGATGAGATTATCAACGATGCTGAAGCCCGGGCGAACAACACCATTTCGACTGCGGATGAAGAAGCCCATCGCATTGTCGACGAGGCCGAGGCCCGCGCTAACCACACCGTCGAGGATGCCAATGCCCACGCAGCTGGCACCGTCGCGGCCGCTGAGGACGACGCCCGTCGCCTCCGCGAGGATGCTCAGCACGAGTACGACAGCATTGTGGATCGTGCTTCTGCCGAGTCCGATCGCCTGATTCACGCTGGTAACGAATCCTACGAGCGTTCCGTTGCGGAAGGCCGTGAGGAGCAGGCTCGCCTGGTCGCTGAGTCGACGGTCGTCCGCGAAGCCAATGACGAGGCGAATCGTCTGCTTTCTGACGCGCACGCGGATTCCTCTCGCCTCCGCGAAGAGTGTGACCGCTACGTCGATTCCAAGCTCGCCGAGTTTGAACAGACTCTCCAGGAGACCCTGCGCAATGTCGGTCGCAATCGCTCGGTACTGCGTTCGGGAGCCGGTGCCGTCGGCGGTGGTGCAGGGGCTCAGAACGCGCCGTCTTCCTTCTCCGAGGGACAGGAACGCCGCCGGTACGAGCGTTAG
- a CDS encoding D-alanine--D-alanine ligase, whose product MTSSNSSSADRISVAVIYGGASPEHSVSCVSAGAIMDHLDEDRFRVVPIGITKDGVWTVGTRETDTLRTQGRTMPEVIPGEEVALSTSPSRRGEFRFVTGDRAGEVFDTVDVIFPVLHGPHGEDGTIQGLFELSGIAYVGPGVLASAAGMDKERTKNLLQAAGLPIGKQVVLHVGESLSDEDKETLGLPVFVKPARGGSSIGISRVDDWANLDAAVELAREHDWKVIVEAGVDGAEVEIGVLQRADGSLQVSVPSLLRGTEDSDEGFYGFETKYLDDVVSAQIPAELPEDVLKALDTDARRAFRALGSDGLTRVDFFVTDNGPIINEVNTMPGFTPISMYPQMFAASGVAYEELLSALIERALVARR is encoded by the coding sequence ATGACTTCGTCGAATAGCTCGTCTGCAGATCGCATTTCCGTCGCCGTCATCTACGGTGGCGCAAGCCCTGAGCACAGCGTCTCCTGTGTCTCGGCCGGCGCAATTATGGATCACCTGGATGAGGACCGCTTCCGAGTGGTTCCCATTGGTATTACCAAGGATGGTGTCTGGACCGTCGGGACGCGTGAGACGGATACGCTGCGCACACAGGGGCGTACGATGCCGGAGGTCATCCCGGGCGAGGAAGTTGCGCTGAGCACCTCGCCGTCACGCCGCGGTGAATTCCGCTTCGTCACCGGTGATCGCGCCGGCGAGGTTTTCGACACCGTCGACGTCATCTTCCCGGTCCTCCACGGTCCGCACGGCGAGGACGGCACGATTCAGGGGCTCTTTGAGCTTTCCGGCATTGCTTATGTCGGCCCGGGCGTGCTCGCTTCCGCTGCGGGAATGGATAAGGAACGCACGAAGAATCTCTTGCAGGCAGCGGGGCTTCCTATTGGCAAGCAGGTTGTTTTGCATGTTGGCGAGTCGCTTTCCGACGAGGACAAGGAGACCCTTGGCCTGCCGGTGTTCGTTAAACCTGCCCGTGGTGGATCGTCGATTGGCATTTCCCGCGTGGATGATTGGGCGAATCTGGATGCGGCGGTAGAGCTGGCCCGAGAGCACGACTGGAAGGTCATTGTAGAGGCCGGTGTAGACGGCGCCGAGGTGGAGATTGGCGTGCTGCAGCGCGCTGACGGCAGCCTTCAGGTCTCTGTCCCGTCCCTGCTGCGTGGCACGGAGGACTCCGACGAGGGCTTCTACGGTTTTGAGACCAAGTACTTGGATGATGTCGTCTCGGCGCAGATCCCGGCTGAGCTGCCGGAGGATGTTTTGAAGGCACTGGACACGGATGCTCGTCGGGCGTTCAGGGCACTGGGCTCTGATGGGCTGACTCGCGTGGACTTTTTTGTCACGGATAATGGCCCGATTATCAATGAGGTCAACACCATGCCGGGCTTTACCCCGATTTCGATGTACCCGCAGATGTTTGCGGCCTCAGGTGTAGCCTACGAGGAGCTGCTCAGCGCCCTGATTGAGCGGGCGCTGGTAGCTCGTCGATAG
- a CDS encoding DAK2 domain-containing protein yields the protein MSLQIGSAAIVGWVARGIDALQSRRDEINSLNVFPVPDSDTGSNMLATLSSAYEEAQKADASDVRAVTAALAAGAVRGARGNSGTVLSQVFRAVAEAASGSGIGVESVQHSLKLAVQHVSQAIANPVEGTILTVLRHAAIAAEEFEGDSIEELADTIADAARDALAKTPSQLPALQQAGVVDAGGAGLVILLDALADEVSGRAAAPVDLHVDAPHVATVEMEVMYLISLADTQAVEALRERLNPLGNSLIIAGDAGNAETTQYMVHIHTVEPGAVIEAALDFGRPKRIRIEVLDEPETTPESTRILIAVVPDGPLNDLITSSGAIAISPTPAPTPTSIPTDRAAIADQEFADNVVTKALTAMRGADEVILLPNGLVSDQELADIEFAAAAANPTLAVVSTDSIPAGLAALAVHSAELPLAVAAYAMGEAANGTRTAVVAADVDKPLTDALTETISDLLAGGGELVTLLLGRGAEGVDIAQVRARLDKPVEVVAYDATGIDELVQVGIE from the coding sequence ATGTCTTTGCAGATTGGTTCTGCCGCCATTGTCGGCTGGGTTGCCCGGGGGATTGACGCGCTTCAATCCCGCCGCGATGAGATCAACAGTCTCAATGTCTTCCCAGTACCGGATTCCGATACCGGGTCGAATATGCTCGCGACGTTGAGTTCGGCCTATGAGGAAGCGCAAAAGGCTGACGCTTCCGATGTTCGCGCAGTCACCGCGGCCCTAGCTGCCGGTGCAGTGCGCGGCGCCCGCGGTAATTCGGGCACTGTGCTCTCGCAGGTTTTTCGCGCGGTGGCTGAGGCTGCCTCCGGTAGTGGCATTGGCGTTGAGTCGGTACAACACTCGCTAAAGCTAGCTGTGCAACATGTTTCCCAAGCGATTGCCAATCCGGTGGAGGGCACGATTCTGACAGTCCTGCGACACGCCGCGATTGCCGCGGAGGAATTTGAGGGCGACTCGATTGAGGAGCTCGCCGACACGATCGCGGATGCCGCTCGCGATGCGCTGGCGAAAACCCCCAGCCAGCTCCCGGCACTGCAGCAGGCGGGCGTGGTCGACGCCGGTGGCGCAGGGTTGGTCATTCTGCTCGACGCGCTTGCCGACGAAGTCAGCGGCCGCGCAGCCGCACCGGTCGATTTGCATGTCGACGCGCCACACGTAGCCACCGTTGAAATGGAGGTCATGTACCTGATTTCCTTGGCGGATACCCAGGCGGTGGAAGCGCTGCGAGAGCGGTTGAACCCGCTGGGCAATTCGCTCATCATCGCAGGTGATGCTGGTAATGCGGAGACCACGCAGTACATGGTGCATATCCACACAGTGGAGCCGGGCGCAGTTATTGAGGCGGCACTCGACTTCGGTCGTCCAAAACGCATCCGTATCGAGGTGCTCGATGAGCCGGAGACAACACCTGAGTCCACTCGCATCCTCATTGCGGTAGTGCCGGACGGTCCGCTGAATGATCTCATCACCTCCTCTGGGGCGATTGCTATCAGCCCGACCCCCGCTCCGACTCCCACATCCATTCCCACAGATCGAGCAGCTATCGCCGACCAGGAGTTCGCTGACAATGTGGTCACCAAGGCGCTGACTGCCATGCGGGGTGCGGATGAGGTAATCCTGCTGCCAAATGGGCTGGTTAGCGACCAGGAATTGGCGGATATCGAATTCGCTGCTGCCGCGGCTAATCCGACGCTCGCGGTAGTGTCCACAGACTCCATTCCGGCTGGCCTTGCTGCCTTGGCCGTGCATTCGGCTGAGCTGCCGCTGGCGGTTGCTGCGTATGCGATGGGAGAGGCTGCCAATGGCACGCGAACGGCTGTAGTCGCTGCGGACGTCGATAAGCCCCTGACTGACGCGCTCACAGAGACCATCTCAGACCTGTTGGCTGGCGGCGGGGAACTAGTGACTCTGCTGCTCGGGCGCGGAGCTGAGGGCGTGGACATAGCGCAAGTGCGGGCGCGGCTGGACAAGCCTGTGGAGGTCGTAGCCTATGATGCGACCGGCATCGATGAGCTGGTGCAGGTAGGAATCGAGTAG
- a CDS encoding thiamine-phosphate kinase: MTELTIGDIGEFGVIEAIRAIAPSARNGDDAAVLTQTTPNARFVTSTDMLVEGRHFRLDWSTPQQVGAKAAVQNFADIESMGARPTAMLFAISAPLHTPVSVVTGIAEGLWQEGKQCPAELVGGDMVSGDSLVISISAMGELGGLGRPLLRSAARAGDTVIASGRIGYSAAGLALLQHCGSPARVPSEFAQLVAAHCTPEFEYRRGATARATGVRSLTDNSDGLVVDLRAIAQASRVTLEVDSSAIAPDELQIAAGEYLGIDPWEWVLTGGEDHTLIGSTPGEPPTGFRAIGTVSKEKFDSVLIDGKPPARDAGWVSF; encoded by the coding sequence GTGACTGAATTGACCATTGGCGATATTGGCGAGTTTGGGGTCATTGAGGCCATCCGGGCTATCGCCCCGTCGGCACGCAATGGCGACGATGCCGCCGTCTTGACGCAGACAACCCCTAACGCCCGTTTTGTCACTTCCACCGACATGTTGGTGGAAGGGCGCCATTTCCGCCTGGACTGGTCGACACCTCAGCAAGTTGGAGCTAAGGCCGCAGTACAGAATTTCGCCGATATCGAATCGATGGGTGCGCGTCCAACGGCCATGCTTTTCGCCATCTCAGCACCGTTGCATACTCCGGTGAGTGTGGTCACCGGTATCGCCGAGGGGTTGTGGCAGGAAGGCAAGCAATGTCCGGCGGAGCTCGTCGGTGGTGACATGGTCAGCGGAGATTCTCTGGTGATTTCCATCAGTGCGATGGGCGAACTCGGTGGGCTTGGGCGGCCGCTGCTGCGCTCAGCGGCACGCGCGGGGGATACGGTGATTGCGTCGGGACGCATCGGCTACTCTGCGGCGGGCCTTGCTCTGCTGCAGCACTGCGGAAGCCCGGCGAGGGTTCCAAGTGAGTTTGCGCAGCTGGTGGCAGCACACTGTACGCCCGAATTCGAATACCGCAGGGGTGCCACGGCGCGAGCTACAGGTGTGCGTTCACTGACGGACAATTCCGATGGACTGGTGGTGGATCTCCGCGCTATTGCGCAGGCCTCCAGGGTTACTTTGGAAGTTGACAGCAGTGCCATTGCGCCCGATGAGTTGCAGATTGCCGCTGGTGAATACCTGGGCATCGACCCGTGGGAGTGGGTGCTCACCGGCGGGGAGGACCACACACTGATCGGTTCGACGCCGGGGGAGCCTCCGACGGGGTTCCGCGCTATCGGCACGGTGTCGAAGGAAAAGTTCGATTCGGTGCTTATCGACGGCAAACCTCCTGCCCGCGATGCCGGTTGGGTTTCCTTTTAA
- a CDS encoding pantetheine-phosphate adenylyltransferase, whose translation MTHACCPGSYDPMTSGHLDVIERAARQFDQVTVLVTHNPNKQGMFNVEERMDLIRQCTQHLDNVQVDSWSKLLVDYTSAQGISCLVKGLRSAADYEYEAPMAQMNRRMTGIETLFVEADPKYGHVSSTLMKEVVRYGGSVEGLVPEPVLHALQRRLK comes from the coding sequence ATGACTCACGCATGCTGCCCCGGTTCCTACGATCCCATGACCTCTGGTCACCTCGATGTGATTGAGCGTGCCGCGCGCCAATTCGATCAGGTGACCGTGCTGGTTACCCACAACCCGAATAAGCAGGGCATGTTCAATGTCGAAGAGCGCATGGACCTCATTCGGCAGTGCACGCAGCACTTGGACAATGTGCAGGTGGACTCCTGGTCGAAGCTGTTGGTTGACTACACCTCCGCGCAGGGCATCTCCTGCCTGGTCAAGGGGCTGCGCTCGGCGGCGGACTACGAGTACGAGGCTCCCATGGCGCAGATGAATCGGCGCATGACGGGCATTGAGACTCTCTTTGTGGAAGCTGATCCGAAGTACGGTCATGTGTCGTCGACACTGATGAAGGAAGTTGTTCGCTACGGCGGTTCGGTGGAAGGGCTAGTTCCTGAGCCTGTCTTGCACGCCCTGCAGCGCCGACTGAAGTAG